DNA from Plasmodium yoelii strain 17X genome assembly, chromosome: 13:
ttatcttatatattatatttttatagttattaatgcatatacattcaaataatttattaaaaattctatattttattaattctatgataaCATACTGTTGTTTGTAATTTAATACGATTCAccaaataatgataatataatatgtgtTAATATGGAACAATAAAAAGGCATTTAACGTTAATTAGTCTTTAGCCTTTTCTCCATTGcccatatttttaaaatataaaaccatATATCCCAAAgtggatctttaacaaaatatataacattgatacctttataatgcagtattatgtcttttcgataatattaatgtttaattatatgaaggtttcacaatgaAATaacatttcaatattagtttatatgtataagcatataataataacgcattttgtctatcatattatttataattactagaactataacattaaattttattatatacttatattttttcaatttaccatttataatatatttccaatttatatatacaccaTATCATTAAAACttacaaattaatagtgattaatatgTTAGtataccttatgataaataaattatgccGTATAAATCaatttctattaatacaaatatgaaatacaaaaagagaatagtaactacaattaaaacttcaaaaatgttagaagcataCTAATATCTATAGACAACGTTATATTGTCGATATATATCAACCTATATTTTATCactatctattatatattcccTCCTTAATTAACAATAACAATATGCCCATCAACCTCAAGATATAATGACAGCAATATCCAAAATCAATCATCTTATAAATCATACTCATCCTCACATATAATCCTATTATTAcaagatatattataatgcacagcaatattcaaaattataacttttgctaaataaaatatttcatcaaacaaacaaatccattgtatattataatctCCATAATTCAATACACCCCCTGATTAAcaacttttatataatagacaattatcatatacataatatcacttcatatataaccaatatttatatatctaatatattattttaataattttaatcattttaaatttatatattatactttatcaaaaaaatattatcacctatttcatattaatcaTACTACTCCTTTTTTCCTTCTATATTTACACATCATCTCCAGATTATCATACACAaccataaatatatttaattataaaaatttaatcataaatatatttaattataaaaatttaatcataaatatatttaattataaaaatttaatcataaatatattcaattataaaaatttaatcataaatatattcaattataaaaaatgtaattacAATATCCCAGAACCATAAACATAACCTTGATCCATAATACATGAACACCTCGACATcaagaatattataattaaaaaacaaattaattacattatatatttcttgacTTTACAACTTtatgtttcattattttatttcatattttactttatattttatttatatcctTTTTAACTTTAtactttgttttattattaaaaagaaaattacaatgtattcatttataaaatgaCATGTGTGTCAACATTACtaccaataaataatttttataaaattaataattttgctAGAAAAATGTTTagtaaaatttgtattaaaagtgataaaaaaatcacAAAATACATGATTCTCATAGTATAAGTTTTATCATACTACTATTATGAAAAGGTAAAAAACGTTGTTATTATAATAGTATTagtaatattagaattaactGCATTTctcatattaaattatttaatataatatttatagtactatgatattttatttattaatgtaAGTATATGTGTATTTCCATACGTAATGAACTgttttgtaaattttaaattgagTTTGAtcaatcataaaaatataaaatatatgtattcataatgctatatttaaaaatatcaattatataattaaagttatttatttttgatatccATTATTTATGAAAGCTTCTGTTATTGATGTCGTTTTGTggttgaattatttaaataaaaaatatattaaacttatGAATATGATAAAAGAACACATTTACCGTTTAAATAATAGtttttatactttattgGAGAAAATGATTAGcttcaattttaattatacttGTACAGATTTCCGAGTTAattttgaattaaaaaaatactgatatatattttaatattttgtttgcaATGTTCAAAAATGaataagttttatattaaaattgttttttttcttttaaccaTCCCCCTAtgtgttaataataaaaccctTGTAATCGAGCTTTCTCTAAAAAAAGATACAAAACCCAAATCAATAAATCATTATCATACGTAAGAAAAtacaacaatatatataatatatattacatatttcattatgaaaatattaaatgtgtACGTCTTtgcaaaaatattaaaatacaataactttatttttgtacacattaaaaatatgttcatttttagcAATGATAGTTCAGAAGAagtatatgaaaaaaacaaacaccTATTATGTAACGATCCCAAAGAAACTAAAAATGCATGCAATGTTATGAAAGAAGCTTTAATACAATTAGAATATCATACTACAAATATAGTTGATTAtggattatataaaatatattatactgaTTATGTGCGCTTTGATAATGTAAAATATcaatataatacaaatgttgaaaaaaaacaatatatagtTGATAATCCAGATATGGTATCAATTAACAAACAGGATTAAAAGTTATAAACcaaattgaaattaaaaaataattataatatatatatatttctctttatttccattagtataataaaataataaacaagtaTTGGGATCCCGATAGTgatcattttttgtatataggCTCGGTTAAAAGTatacaaaacataaataattacccaaattaacataatattgttactatttattcGACATTTCGTAATTTATTATTGCCATTGTTATACTATACTATTTATTCTTTCCCACATATTCAAActtatcatattttaattatatatatgcaattttataatacgTTTTTAGGAAAAATTGTCCGTATGTACACTCCAAATTTAGTAATGATACAACAACGTTCCAGAAAATGGCCATGGTCTCGtgagaaatatttttatgctttaGCTGCAAAATTTGAAGTAAGCAAAACTTTCTTCTTCTATTTCGTTGTAAATCGCAATTCTCATATTATTCAAATacacttttattaattttgtagataTCAGAAAACAAAACTATAATTGTCATGACTTcagcaaatataaatgatcacAACCCTTccaatgaaaaatatgaaaacgAAATCGTAAAAAGCGCAAATTTATTCAAAACTGACATTAATTCTGAAGATGATATTAGAAAAGGatacttaaaaaaaacatttgtTAACATAGCTGGATATAtcattgaaaaaaaagacaaatatCTTGATGTCACCCATGTCGAATCTGTAATcaatatacaaattttagaAACATAATAGTTTATTTCAACAATTgctaaaaaaacattattttaaataaatgtacacatttataatatatattataacttgcaaaaaaaatataaacattttatatattcatccatttatgttttttttcttagatTGATCGCTATGCCCCCAGTTTCCTAAAACGCATGATTAGAAAAgctttaaataatttttcccCTCAAAAATAgcatatatttcatatatatttttcaccgcctaatattagaaaatttatgttaataaaacgATTTGTTTATGTGCATAATAATTCctttaaattatcatcataaaatgttcttttgttttaagaatgttatatatatatattatttttttgtcttttaatattataatgttttatatatattatttttttgtcttttaatattataacgttttatatatatattatttgtttgtcttttaatattagaatgtatctatacatattaatttcGTGAATACTACAAATAGAATTGTTATTATTCATGATATTCCTTTCATTTAATTCTTATCaccttttttttgtttacaaaCATAAACATCATCATAGGCTAAAACTTTGGCTAATGTGCCATATATTTAAACGATTCTTTATTTGTAAGTGATATttgattttaatattatttatagtaatgaaattaataagATGGTCAGAATGATTCAATATAAATGTTACGTTGatgtaatcattttttatattgttatttaaaCCATATAATaccaatatattttacacaCATTATGTGAACATTATAATAAACCAACTAAAACATTTTTGCTTTAAAAAACTATTTCATATACAttcatagaaaaaataaaatataacataaatgtAGAATGAAAATAAGGAGTTtcgttaaataaaaatattcataacatgaccattttatgatatatataattcaatataaccctaaacctttaaaacaattccttaaactaataaatattataaaattattcaaattaaatacaatataatacttaaccctAACCCCAATATGAGTTCGagaacataaaaactatataaaaattatgcaaaaattacttccaaATAGGCAGTTtcttaaatatatcaatcattgttactattcctgaaatagtcaatactcttcgaataatatattaatgattcattctcttctttatattttttagtttttctcttaaatattcTTTTTGAGCTCTTTTCCGTAATACAAATAACGAacactaatataaaatgttaagaagtgtacgatttttttgttaacgtttgcatatatttaatgaaaataatttttaaatttcttattatttaccttaaaaaaaattcccaAAAAGATTGATATTGCActgaatattaataaagctagaattaatttttttactatcGACAAGCTTGGTGTATCATCACAATTTTTTTCAGAACTTTGcatatcattttcttctgtTTCTGTCGGTATAAGGGGTGGAATACTGTTACAATCAATCCTATTACTATGACAATAatcttttaaattaatataatcatttgGTAATGTATACAATACTTGATAATAGGCGCCATCTTCAGTATTATCAGAATCTTCATTAAGTTTATTATAGTTTTCAACAAATTTACTagcattttctaaatattttttattttctgtGTTGCTTCCACCAAGTTCAGTATATATGTTACATAATagtttaaatgcatcataaattttagacatatttttaatattagtaCTCAACAATCCCTTTCTTTTATCTATGATTtccttataattattataacctatattatcatttaatttCTTACTACAATCTACACCACCTTGTTTACAACTAGTATAATGcgtattattttctatacatTTAGTgtaaaaatcatttaaatcCTTGATTTCGCCATACGTCTTTTGATttagtttataacttaaccatatgatAATGTATTGAACAgtattgatattttttttattttccacaAACAATTGCTCAAACAACCATAAACATCCAGccttaattttatcgatatcAGTCTCACATTTATTTCCTGTAACTCCATTAGGGCAGTAATACTTAATATTCTCGTTTTGATTAAAATCAACTGATTCATGTTTTTCTAATTCATCGGGTAAATAGTTTCTCAATGTATCAAACTgtttacactaagaaaacatttaaaaaagtataatacaaatatatgttaatgaaattcttataaaataaaatttaataaattttataggcaacataatatcaaaaaatacaagtaaaagcaaattttattaaaaaatgcagatACCAGGTCATAATCcattgtaattttattttgtttataatatgtagatTATATaacatcatattattttatattttttacgcttaataaatgacaaaataattgaaCATAGCATAAAATTGTCTATggttaaacattttattatcatttttaatgttaatttaaagataatatggaacaatatataatttattgtaGTTAGATAATTGCCTTATTTTGGGGGgtgtttaatacattttttaccaTATGTGTATAGATACAATTTTACATAAATTGTTATCCTTAATAACACGCATATgagcattattataaaaattaaaacaacaatttaacgaattaaaaatatatcgtcttatacatatgctttaatatggaaaataaacaacgtcatatcttttgttttaatatactgcaaaaatcgaaacaattaagaaacccattattactataatccttaaagtatataaatagttatttttttaaatatattaaatacgtatatacttgtttctaatactatataccatgttttattaaaattatagtattttcaaaataaattgcatatacttaaatttatattgtttttatttaatatatatccattccAATTATagttaacattttcaataactttatttttattcttacaCATTCCGTTTTAGAAATATActttattgggtaattttataatatattttgtcatCCTTTccttaaaacaaatattagcactgaacccatatttataagcttaaataagtctttgaatgcatattatttttaaaataatgcttagtaaatattaaacaaatatacctactgatgatattttaaagtataatataaaactatgtttGATTATGTCATTATTTTACCCTATaataggagagagataagatatattagctctttaatatatatatatttatataaatattatttatgtgcTCTACATTGTTCATtcttatcttatatattttattgttataattatcaatggatatacattaaaataattcgttaaattttctatattttattaattctatagtAAAACAacaacaatataatatgcgttaatatgaataattaaatgatatttaacatgaattgaaTCTTTAATTCTTTCATCAttgattcatatttttataatgtaaaattacaaattaaaattggatatttaacaaaatatataaattgatacctttataatgtattattatttgccttctctataaaattaatatcagtatttaattatatgaaggtttcacaatataacaatatttcaatattagttattgaataatattttaccagtttatatgtataggcatataaCATTAACGTTAttctatctatcatattatttataattattagaacaaaatatgataaaaaaaattattaatatacttatattttattttttaactattttaaaatataatttatttatacctcaaaattataaagttcaaaattaatagtgattaatccaatagtatacctttatagtaaataaattaatgtatatattaatatctctattatttaaatttaaaacattaggataaaatgatactatacataattgttattttaaagGATAGtttacatatatctataatttatttttttatgaatatgcatatttttattgattattaaaaatgttagatgcataaaatgccttttatagataatgttgtattctcgattctcgatcgatattttatgaatatctattattacagttcagttggataacatgatttaCATTAAAATAAACATGATACAAATCATAAGTtctactaaataaaattttcataaaataaagcaacatattatgatatgcataattcaatatagctctgggttatcaaggcttatataataggtaattatgatatatataatatgaattcatatataatcaatatctatattaatatatgcaatatagacattttattttaatcatattaaatcggcatgaacacataattgtatatattatagtttATGAGAAATATGGTATTGGCCCCTTTCATATTAGATTATTCTCCTTTTGTTTGCATATTTTGACTTTTGAACTTCATcttgtgattaaacatacggaaatggtacatatatttaattagtgttcaaattataaaaagttaatacaatataatgcttagccctaacccgaatatgggtttcATAAACACAACCCTGACCcttaacataaaaactatataaaattatgcaaaaattggaaaaaaattactccccaatagacagtttcttaaaatatatcaataattattactattcctggaaTAATCATTATTCTTCGAATcttatattaatgatttattctcttctttatattttttagcttttctcttaatttttgtttttgaaatcgtttccgaaatccaaataacgaatactaatgtaaaatgttaagaaacatatgattttttgttaacgtttgcatatatttaatgcaaatagtttttaaattccttattatttaccttataagaaattcctaaaagaAATGCTaatgcaccaaatatcgataaaactgtaaataatttgtttcctatcgacgaacttgatccCACATCTTCAGAAATTACTGCAGAAATTAAATTTTGTTCAGAAGTTTGTTCAGGACATTTTGAAGTAATATTTGATTTGTCTATCGTTGGAAAGGATGAACTGTCTTTGcatttctttttaaaattatcataatcatttgataaagtacacaatattttattacagAAACTATCATTAGCAATACTAGAATCTTTACTaagttcattatattttttagcaaaTTCATTAGCATCATCCAAATATTTTGTGCAATCTGACGTGCTATCATTAAATCCATTATACATGgtacataatgatttaaatatatcataaaatttagacatattattaatatcaatattcacaatttttttatcgtCTAAAAGTtccttataattattatactcCGTAAAACCCGCTATagaatttgtatatttttgattattttgtatatctgtattataaaaatattttagacTGTCgtttgatatattttcctttaggcttaacatataacttaaccatatcataatgtaaTCAACAATATAGGGGTT
Protein-coding regions in this window:
- a CDS encoding PIR protein, giving the protein MDYDLCKQFDTLRNYLPDELEKHESVDFNQNENIKYYCPNGVTGNKCETDIDKIKAGCLWLFEQLFVENKKNINTVQYIIIWLSYKLNQKTYGEIKDLNDFYTKCIENNTHYTSCKQGGVDCSKKLNDNIGYNNYKEIIDKRKGLLSTNIKNMSKIYDAFKLLCNIYTELGGSNTENKKYLENASKFVENYNKLNEDSDNTEDGAYYQVLYTLPNDYINLKDYCHSNRIDCNSIPPLIPTETEENDMQSSEKNCDDTPSLSIVKKLILALLIFSAISIFLGIFFKCSLFVLRKRAQKEYLREKLKNIKKRMNH
- a CDS encoding PIR protein — encoded protein: MDAKVCEKFMSIWEFFPDKLNKGKYEFINNNFLDGYCVSYRCDNDFEKISAGLFYLINQFFGPSGLFKNNAKSNPYIVDYIMIWLSYMLSLKENISNDSLKYFYNTDIQNNQKYTNSIAGFTEYNNYKELLDDKKIVNIDINNMSKFYDIFKSLCTMYNGFNDSTSDCTKYLDDANEFAKKYNELSKDSSIANDSFCNKILCTLSNDYDNFKKKCKDSSSFPTIDKSNITSKCPEQTSEQNLISAVISEDVGSSSSIGNKLFTVLSIFGALAFLLGISYKYSLFGFRKRFQKQKLREKLKNIKKRINH
- a CDS encoding fam-a protein — protein: MNKFYIKIVFFLLTIPLCVNNKTLVIELSLKKDTKPKSINHYHTNDSSEEVYEKNKHLLCNDPKETKNACNVMKEALIQLEYHTTNIVDYGLYKIYYTDYVRFDNVKYQYNTNVEKKQYIVDNPDMYNKIINKYWDPDSDHFLYIGSVKRKIVRMYTPNLVMIQQRSRKWPWSREKYFYALAAKFEISENKTIIVMTSANINDHNPSNEKYENEIVKSANLFKTDINSEDDIRKGYLKKTFVNIAGYIIEKKDKYLDVTHVESIDRYAPSFLKRMIRKALNNFSPQK